Proteins encoded within one genomic window of Lynx canadensis isolate LIC74 chromosome B4, mLynCan4.pri.v2, whole genome shotgun sequence:
- the LOC116738194 gene encoding cationic amino acid transporter 3-like, with protein MLCLALRRFGQKLVRRHMLEEYAADMGPDRRLTTLDLVALGVSCTVGVGIYILAGEVARDKAGPSIVICLLVAGLSSVLSGLCYAEFGVQVSYSGSSYLYSYVTLGELWAFITGWNLIIFFVAHTATVARAWTLAFDNLLGNQISQTLHESISPNVPQVLGEILGFIVVGLVLLLMELLILRSSWIFLVSKVVILVKLLTLSFVIIAGFIKGDLHNWKLTEEDYVKAGLNDTSSLGPLGYGGFVPFGFKGILRGAATCFYAFIGFTIIVTRVEEARNPQYSVPMGIVISLFICFLMYFGVSSALTLMVPYYQLQPGSTLPEAFLHVGWAHACYVVTFGFLCSLSISIFGFMFPIRNLIYMMTQDGLLFPVLARIQTGTDTPIVATVILSIIAAIMAFFFRLTDLVDLMSVGALLAYSLLATCVLIIRYQPQRRTGGNEAEVQEENGPAAEKLTLQELLFPGSSTPTPLSGQVVYVCSSLLVLLLTLLCLVLAQWPVLLSGDPLWISVVVVLLVLIIGITGVIWRQPQSSSHLHFKVPALPLLPLLSVFVNVCLMMQMTADTWALFGVWMLIGFAIYFSYGIQHSLVN; from the coding sequence ATGCTGTGTCTGGCACTTCGCAGATTTGGTCAAAAACTGGTACGCAGACATATGCTGGAGGAATATGCGGCCGATATGGGCCCTGACAGAAGACTGACCACCCTAGATTTAGTGGCCCTGGGTGTGAGCTGCACAGTGGGTGTAGGTATATATATCCTGGCTGGTGAGGTGGCTAGAGATAAAGCAGGACCATCCATCGTGATCTGCTTGTTGGTGGCCGGCCTATCTTCTGTGTTGTCTGGGCTGTGCTATGCAGAGTTTGGTGTCCAGGTTTCCTATTCTGGCTCTTCATATCTCTACAGCTATGTCACTCTAGGTGAACTCTGGGCTTTCATCACTGGCTGGAACCTCATCATCTTCTTTGTTGCTCATACAGCCACTGTGGCCCGGGCTTGGACCTTAGCTTTCGACAATCTGCTTGGGAACCAGATATCTCAGACCCTGCATGAGAGCATCTCACCAAATGTTCCCCAGGTCCTTGGAGAAATTCTAGGATTCATTGTTGTGGGCCTTGTGTTGTTGCTCATGGAATTGTTGATTCTGAGGAGTAGTTGGATTTTCCTGGTTTCCAAAGTGGTCATATTGGTGAAACTTTTGACCCTCAGTTTTGTCATCATTGCTGGCTTCATTAAGGGGGACCTGCACAACTGGAAGCTCACAGAAGAGGACTATGTAAAGGCTGGACTCAATGACACCTCAAGCTTAGGCCCTCTGGGCTATGGAGGATTTGTGCCTTTTGGCTTCAAGGGGATTCTCCGTGGAGCAGCTACCTGTTTCTATGCATTTATAGGTTTCACTATTATTGTTACCAGAGTAGAAGAAGCCCGAAATCCCCAGTATTCTGTCCCCATGGGCATTGTTATTTCACTGTTTATCTGCTTTTTGATGTATTTTGGTGTCTCTTCAGCACTTACACTTATGGTGCCTTACTACCAGCTCCAACCTGGGAGCACCTTGCCTGAGGCATTTCTCCATGTTGGCTGGGCCCATGCCTGCTATGTTGTAACTTTTGGATTCCTCTGTAGTCTTTCCATCAGCATCTTTGGCTTTATGTTCCCCATACGTAATCTGATATACATGATGACACAGGATGGGCTCCTGTTCCCTGTCCTTGCCAGGATCCAAACTGGCACAGACACCCCCATCGTGGCCACTGTGATCTTGAGCATTATTGCAGCCATCATGGCCTTCTTCTTTAGACTCACTGATCTTGTGGACCTCATGTCAGTTGGGGCCCTGCTAGCTTACTCTTTGCTGGCTACTTGTGTTCTCATCATCAGGTATCAGCCTCAGAGGAGGACTGGAGGAAATGAAGCAGAGGTGCAGGAGGAGAATGGACCTGCAGCAGAGAAGCTGACTCTACAGGAACTACTTTTTCCAGGCAgctccacccccactccactcTCTGGCCAGGTTGTCTATGTTTGCTCCTCACTGCTTGTTCTGCTGCTCACTCTTCTTTGCCTGGTGCTGGCCCAGTGGCCAGTTCTGCTTTCTGGAGACCCACTGTGGATTTCAGTGGTTGTGGTGCTCCTGGTGCTCATCATTGGGATCACTGGGGTCATCTGGAGACAGCCACAGAGCTCCAGTCACCTTCACTTTAAGGTCcctgctctgcctctcctcccactaCTGAGCGTCTTTGTGAATGTTTGCCTTATGATGCAGATGACAGCTGACACCTGGGCCCTGTTTGGTGTCTGGATGCTGATTGGGTTTGCTATCTACTTCAGCTATGGGATCCAGCACAGCCTGGTCAATTAA